From the genome of Ziziphus jujuba cultivar Dongzao chromosome 4, ASM3175591v1:
CCAAAGTAAAGGCAATGTGACATAGTTAAACAAATTACCCAAGCAAAAACAAGTGGGTGGATACACATGTTAGTAAATTACAGAGATCAGAAAACTACCTCAATAAGAGGATCCCGGCCAACAATCGAAAATACTTCCTCTGCTAGTTTCCTTATCACCTTAGCTCTTGGATCATAGTTCTTGTATACACGATGCCCAAAACCTGACATCTTTCGCTTTCTGGAAAATGAAATGGAACAAGACTTTTGAAAAAacttaaagagaaaaaaggatCATAATGATTTGAAACAGAAAAAGCAACCTGTCTGTGaaacaaactaataaaaataagcaaaaatcACCTATTCTTCACACCCTCGATGAAGTCTGGTATATTTTCAACAGTTCCAATTTCACTAAGCATCTTAAGCACAGCCTGTAAAATCAATTCATCAAAGATATGCTTATCCTTCAGAGGCATGTAATGAAATATGTTATGCTGTCCATGATGGACATCACATTAATTTCAGTAGCAATACTTTAAGCTAACATTACAAAAACGAAATATGCTACTACTTATTAGCCATACCTCATTTGCTCCACCATGAAGGGGACCATACAGGGCACCGACAGCTCCAGCAAGAGCAGTGTAAACATCAACACCACTACAGACAGACAGGTGTGTCATAAAGAATTTAGAAATGTTGTTTATTTCATTGGGTACTCATGCAAAATTGCCTACCTTGATGCCAGATGTCGAGCAGCAGATGTAGAGCAATTCATTTCATGTTCTGCATGCAGTATGAAGAGAATGTCTAACACACGAGCTAGTCGAGGATTAGGTTTATAAGACCTATTACCCCTGCAGCCAGAggttttttagttttgttacAATCCAGATCATTGCACCACATAATAATTAATGGATCATAAATAGcattttaaaaggaaaagtaCATTAgagtgaaaataaataaataaataacattttaaattacAATTGGGACAGTAGATTCCTATGAAACATACATAGAATCTAGCATGTATAAGAAGTTTTCAGAATAAGAAAGATTGCTTGAAGGTAGGACCGGAGGTCTTCCTGCCAATCTCAAATAAGCAGCTGCTGCAATTGTAGGTACCTGAAGTTAAAAACCAATTTGACATTAAATGATGCAAGTCTATAGCAAAAGGAATGTGGCATAAAATGTTAAGAGGATGGAAAGAAAACTGCACATACCTTTCCAAGAATACGAGCAATTTGTTTGTCTCTTACTTGTTTTGACTTGTAAAGATCTTGGCCCTACATCAATGTAAAATATATGTTTGTAAGTATCCAAAACCCACTTATAATcagtatatgcatatatatacacgatCACTTACTAAACACCGTATAAATGATTTAAGGCTCATTAACCAGATGCACCCTTGCGTATCTAAagtaaaactttaaaataatctaaagCCTCAGAACCTAAAAGTTAAAACTTACTCTAAGAGCAGGATTAGCATCTGGATGGAAGATGGAAAGTGCACTCATGGCACTAACAAGCACGCCCATAGGATGTGCATCATGTGGCATTGACTGTATAATATcctagagaaaaataaattacaataagCAATCTTGTCAGAAATAAAAACTCGTTTAACTGgaatgaaaacaaatttaacatgcttaaaagataaaaaaaataaaaataaaaaaatggatggACTATGCAACTTgaatgaaaacaaatttaacatgtttaaagaaaaatggatgCACAATGTATAAATTTACAAAGGATATATAGAtcttttataaatttgattacTAGAACTGTTTCTATGTGCCAATAACACAAGCAGCAAAGCATATACCtaaactatatttaattttcataagaAACTAGCAAAACTAggtttatttcattttcatagCAAAACTAGCACGTTTGTTGCACATGACctgaattgatttttaattagttattgGATATGATCTCAATTATGTCAGCAAAATGCCTCAATCACATAATTCATATACAGATGAGTATACCAATATTCCCTGTGGAACTGCTGAATGCTGAGAAATAGCAAATTCCCAGTCTGCTAACTGACTTTCAGAAGGCAAATTCCCATACactgcaaaaaagaaaaacaataaataaataaatcggaaaaataaagcaaatttttTACGTAGACTGTATAAAAACACAGGTTCAGTTGCAACTAAGATGGTACaataaaggaaaacaaaaatctaaacAATTTATTCATTCATATTACTACCATAACTTTAAGGATTAATATAATGGCATGAACCCCAATAGTTCTCAGTTAACAGAAGCTTCCACATAAAGAGAAGAAAGTAGTTTAGCAAAACACTTACTTAAGAGATAGGCCACTTCCAAATAGGTACTATTCTCAGCCAATTCCTCAATTGGGTATCCTCTATATCTAAGGATTCCCTCATCGCCATCGATATAGGAAATCGAAGACCGAACAGGGGCTGTGTTAAGATAGCCTGGATCATAGAGCTTGAGCCCTTTGTCAACTTTTCCAGTCGTTATCTGTAAATTCAAAACCGCTAACTTcaattcaatttagagttttacACAagtcacaaaaaataataataataataatactttattttattattattattagaaaaacaagaaagaaggaaaacccAATACACCGAATCAGTAAGAGAACAAATCAATCAAAGAGAAAAATACAAATTGGCTTATCCAATTAGCTTTTGACCGATAAAAATACCTTTTTTAGATCAGTGGCCTTGACTGTTCCTCCTTCGGAGACCTGAACCTGATACTTCTTACCAGTCCTGTCGTCGACGATGGTCAAGGAACCACGTAGATCCGGAGGAGGTGGGACGAAGGTCTGAGCAGAGACACAGTGGGGTTGGAGAGTGGATGAGAGGTCGTCTTCATCGGCTTCGATGGAAGCCGCGGCGGCTAGATGAGCCGAGAGCACGGCCAAGCGGCCCTGAGCTGATAATTCAATG
Proteins encoded in this window:
- the LOC107416375 gene encoding citrate synthase, glyoxysomal; translated protein: MQRPIELSAQGRLAVLSAHLAAAASIEADEDDLSSTLQPHCVSAQTFVPPPPDLRGSLTIVDDRTGKKYQVQVSEGGTVKATDLKKITTGKVDKGLKLYDPGYLNTAPVRSSISYIDGDEGILRYRGYPIEELAENSTYLEVAYLLMYGNLPSESQLADWEFAISQHSAVPQGILDIIQSMPHDAHPMGVLVSAMSALSIFHPDANPALRGQDLYKSKQVRDKQIARILGKVPTIAAAAYLRLAGRPPVLPSSNLSYSENFLYMLDSMGNRSYKPNPRLARVLDILFILHAEHEMNCSTSAARHLASSGVDVYTALAGAVGALYGPLHGGANEAVLKMLSEIGTVENIPDFIEGVKNRKRKMSGFGHRVYKNYDPRAKVIRKLAEEVFSIVGRDPLIEVAVALEKAALSDEYFIKRKLYPNVDFYSGLIYRAMGFPPEFFTVLFAIPRMAGYLAHWRESLDDPDTKIMRPQQVYTGVWLRHYMPLKERIVSHEADKLGQVSVSNASRRRLAGTGI